The genome window CAACCCGCGAAGTATATGATCATCGGCGCAGTATGCACCACATGATGGGGATAAGTCAAGCGCAAGAGCTTGTCTGTCCAGCTGGTTATCTATTCCGTAGTTGGATGAACGACAATCTAAGAAGCTCTGACCGTAGCACTGGTGAATTGCAACCCGATAGTGTGCTGGCGATACATCTCTGCGAACAAtagcagaagaagcaaaggCAGTCCTGTATATACTTCTGCGTTTAGCGCACCAGATGTGAGCTGCAAGGCTGGAGAAATAAATCCCTCTTCACCATATACGGTGTACTGGGTATGTATATTCTCGAATCGACCGGACCCACTCAGTTAGCAGCTCATCCAAAAGTCCAAGCTTCGCTCATCGTCCCACTTTGAGCATTTCTATTGCTTCCATCTGAGAGACAGACACGCGTCATCCCCGCTGACGTGAGAAACATCCCCCTCATCAAGCACAagactatctatctatagGTAGGTGATCATCTTCAGGCGTCCACAGATGGACATGCACGTCTCCACCCCCTCAGCCCTGACCCCTTATGCTCCGGCCCACATGCACGTCATAGTAGAGGTATAAACAGCTATAAACAACTGTGAATCTCGAATCTCTCCTTTCAATAGTACTCTCCACACCCAAACCTCACACAGCCAAACATGAACCCATCAAAATCCAAACCCCAGACTATCGCCCACCGCGGCAGAATCAAACACCCCACCGCAACCAACCCCCGCTCCTGCCAGTACCCCGAAAACACCCTCGAGAGCTTCcgtgccgccgccgccgccggctGCGACGCCATCGAGACGGACCTCCGTGTCTCCCGCGACGGGGTCATCGTGCTCTGCCACGACCGCTCGCTCGAGCGGGTCTACGGCGTGAAGCGGCTCGTGGACGAATGTACCTGGGCCGAGTTGCAGTCTCTCAAAACCACCCAGGCGCCGCACGTGCGGATGCCGCGGCTAGTAGATTTCCTGGCGGTACTTTGTGAGCCTGGGTGGGAGGAGATGTGGGCGGTGTTGGATATTAAGGTATGTACCACCTCTCTAGTCTACTCTACTCTGCTCTTATTCTATTCTACCCTTTGGGGGCAAGGGAAAACGCTATAGCTATAGATGATATTAACGGAAATAAGCTGGGTAATCTCCCCGAACGGATCATCCCGCTTCTTGCGGAGGCGCTGGAGTCCGTCCCGTCGGCTACGCCGTGGTCGAAACGGCTCGTCCTCGGGTGCTGGTCTGCCGCGTTCTTCCCGCTTTGTGAGAGCTACCTGCCTGGGTTTGAAACCGCGTTGATCGGCTTCGATCTGTGGTATGCGGCGCGCGTGCTGCGGGGGAGCCCGGCCGCGGTGAATGTTAATCagaaggtgttgatggggATGGGGAGGGGGTTTCTGGAGGAAGCGCGGGCCGCGGGTCGGCGGGTGTTTGTGTGGACGGTGAACGAGCCGAGTTTGATGCGATGGTCTATTGAGCAGGGGGTGGATGGGATTATCACGGATGATCCGGGACGGTGTCGGAGTATGGTCCTGGACGCGGTGAAAGGGGCGAGTCCGGGGACTCGACACGACGAGCGAGTCACTGTCTCGCAGAGGGCTCAGGCGTGGGCTGTGTCCCTTCTGGTGGTCATGTTTGGGTGGCTCTTTCGACGAAAGTTTCTGTATCCGCTGGAGAAGCGAGATAAGAGCGAGTAGAATAGATGTCACATTAATCATTAACGTCCTATTTACATGGCCGACCGAATTCCAAATATAATACACCCGAGTATGCACAAGCAGGAGCAGGACTTCTGAAGCGACAGTGGGAATATATAGCGTATGAACAAGAAATGTTGAATCGAAATGAGAAACCAGGGTATAGAACGGTCCAGACCGGATCAAGATCGAGTGAAATAAATCCAAAATATGTAGACCCGCGAAAATGGCGCGAAATATTCGAATCAACGCTGCCACCAGTTCATCAGGACCGCTGAACACAATGAcagaaaaaaataaaagaaagaaaaaaaaaataaaaataaaaaaatatCATGTCATCATTAACCGGGTCGTCCGCCTCTCCGGGAATCGTCGGGCGCCAGCTGGGGGAGGCCCGCGTGGTATATCCAACATTCCGGAAGGACGACGAGAGCCAGGACCAGGACCCGGGCCAAAGCCAGGCCCGCCAGGCCCAGGGCCAGGGCCGGGGCGACGGGGATACCCAGGAGGCATCGGGGGGTAGTTCGGGGGACGAGCGGCCAAAGGCGACGATGGCAAGGTCGGCCGGCGCATTCGATTGGGCGACATGGATGCAGCGGCCCGGCGAGCGTCGCGTTCGCAATATACCTGACCATTCCATTCGTAGTACTCGCCCTTTACGGGAATCCCACAGGTTCGACAGGTCAAACAGTCGGGGTGGAACTTCTTGTGATCCGCCGGCCCCGGGCCGCTTCTCTCGTTCGTTTCGAGATACTGGCCTTCGATACCCTTGTTGCATGCACTGCAAAGGGATCCGTTCAGTTCGTGATAGTGCTGTGCACAGTATGGGCGGTCATTCAGCACATAGAAATCGGCCGTCTCGAATGGCGAtcggcaatggcagcagACGAAGCATTCGCGGTGGTATCGCCCAGTCAGGCGGCCATCCTTGGACGAGACAGATTTCCCCAAAATCGCCTCACCGCATCCCCGACAACGTCCTTTGGGACGAGGTGGCGGACGAACAGGAGGCTCTGTCGCCGATCGAGTGATTGTGGGCCGTTCCGGGGGCTCGGTTTGAGGATCGTGAGATTCTTGACGTACGAGAGGGACGCGAGGCTCGCTCGGCTCGCTCGGCTGTGGAGGAGTGGTGGTTGCCTTGTCTACTACCAAGGACAGACTACCTTTATTGATAGCCGGGTCCGTCGGGGAGTCGGGACTGAGAAATGAAGCAGGGATTCGCGGGGGTTCAAGATCAGCGGGACTTTCCGTCTGCTCGGTTTCTGGCAGCACTGGCTGCTGATTGCCATTGGCCGGCTGCTCTTTGACGACTCCTAGTCGGCTCGTCTCCGATGGCTTTCTTCTTGACAGACTCGCCTCCGAGGGAAGACTAGAGATTGAGGTTCCGCTCCGTGCTTCAGAGGGCGACGattcggaagaagaagaagtcgaaTTCTCCGTCGCATGATGGGGGAAATCAAGGCCTAGAGCACGAGCAAACTTGGAAACTGATGTATTGCTTTCACTGCTCGAATCTGTGCCTTTCCTCGGTACATCCTTTGGCTCAGATTGCGAGGCACTGGGTGGTTCAATGTCTGACACCAAGGGTCGAAAAGCTTTGTATGACACGTTGGCGGAGGACGCAGACGACGATCGGGTTTCATCAGGATCCAGCCAATCAGCGGGTAAGCCAAACGAGCTTTGCGATGGGCTTCGGAAGAAGAGCTCAGCGGAGCCTCGTGTGCTGCTAAGCCGGTCTGAATTCGTATGGGACGAGACCCGCAATGGATCAGGAAATGGTTTCTCAGTGGTTGCTACGCCGAAATCGAACCCGCTGAAGCTGCCGCCCTTTCCGCCATGCTTCTGGCTCTCCGTACCAGCTGATTGCTCGGCTGATGGTGGATGCTCCATCAAAGGTTCTAGATGAATGGCGCCGCCAGATGATGCCTCTTCGGTAAATTGATGTGACTCTTGAGCAATGCTTGCGAATGAGGGTCGTCGACTGGACATGGCAGTCGATCGCTTGGAGCTGTTTTCACCATATCGGGTACTCCCGGCGGACGTTCCGTAGCTACTCCTGCTGTCAATCGAGTCCCCATGTCTATGGGAGATCGTTTGAGCGCCTGCCGCATCATGCTGTTTCGTCAACGGCGGGGGTGAATGTCCTCTCTCGTATCCTGACATGCGCGCACTCTGGGGAGGCAGTGGAGCCTCTCCATCCATCGCATGTCCGAATTGCGGAGAGGGTACTGGCGGTGCAGTTTGGGCTAGCTGCAATCGCGACAGCGAAGCATTCCGTTTCTTGGACATCGATCGTGGCAAGGGGAACGCTGGCAAATCGCCAACTGGCTTGATCACATCAGGCGAATCGGGTTCATCCAGAAGGGGGGAGATGCGACTCCCTTGCTGCAAATGGGGCGTCCGTTGTCCTGTTGATACTGAGAGCGGAGAGGGGGTCAGAGAGTCCTTTTCACTCTTCGACAGATCTTCGTTGGGGTGCAAGTACGGTCGATCTAGTAGATCCAATCACATTAGTCCGCGTCCATCGATAGGAAAGGACGAGCTCGATGCGCATCACAACATACTCGCTAATGATGGATCGATGCGAGGTGGTGGCCCTGGTCGTCCCAGCCTGGGTCCAGACGGGTTCCTCAAATGTGTTGAGGCAGTCGCGGAGTCGGGTTTTGGGGGAGGTgatggaggcggcggagatggagatgcttGAGCAGAGTCAGTAAGGCAGATATATGATTGATTTATTCTCAGTCGAGCAACTACCTGGCACACGTTTGCAGACGTGATCTCCCATCTCCGAGATCTCGACACTCATCCCGCAATTGGAGCATTTGATGGTGGGCAACAGCGCCCCGTCCATCAATCCCGCCATGTCGACCGACAAGAGGTCTACAGGAATATAACGAATCACTGATATTGCTCGCTCATTGAATTGATAAACAAGCACCAAGTTGAAAGAATCCGTCAGATTAAGCAGTAGTCGTCATCTGTCCGTTTGCTTGGGTCTACCACTGGTTACCATCCACGTAAGGATCCCTGCTCGTTCTGCATCGAAAACTGAATCCTGCAGTTAAGGTGGGCAAGCCAGTCGAGGAATAGCGCAATAATCAATGTTCGAGATGCATAGAAGTAGGTAGACTATATGCCAATTGTAAGgagtggaggaagaggaaaatggaTGATAATAATAGTCCAGTTGCTGTTTGGAACGGGTTTCTGTCCAGTGGGACCAACCGCGACTGATGGCCCTCGTGTGACGATCCAGAACTTTAGTGCTTTCTTTTTCGACGGGGCGGCCCCAATCAGGAGTTAGTTCAGGATGACACGCGTTCTTGAATCGGTGTTAGTCTTATTCTGCTCTATTTTTCTCGcggcagaagaaggctgTTGGCGGATCAAAAGTGAATATCGAACCTACGAGAGATTTGGCTTGTCTCTGGCGTCGAGGTCTGATTGGGTCATGATGTTCTTTTGTTGACGCCCCTTTTCCCATGAACCACACACAAATATTGGCCTTTGTTTGAATGCTTCTGACCTTCTATGATGATTCTTTCAGAGAGACTTGGGTTTTGGATTAGTCTGGTCCTCAGGATATCTGGATACCTGATAATTGAGACCACCAGCAGTTACTGGGGACACTCATGATCGCCTCTTGCCTCTTAGAAGGGTCgatggtactccgtacagacAACCCCTGAACCAAGAACCACCAAAACTGCCGATCGTTCATCAGGGGCAACTGGTCGTTACTATTAAGCCATTGGCTGTCAATACATCAGCCCTGTTCCCCCTCGGATCAAAACTCGGAGGTTGTATCCATAATCCAACCCTGATGGTGCACGAGCCTCTCCCTTAGCTTGTGTTTTCTTGCCGCCAGTGTTGATATGATCATAGTGCTCTCTGATGCGAAATCCTTCGTCTGCGAACTCAAGATTACTTGCAGGTCTCTATAGGGTTGTTCGGACATCCTTCGTTTGTGTCCAGGTCATGGCTTACTTTGCTGCAAGATTGTGGACCCAAATATTGCCTTGAGGCAAGGGGCGCAAACTTAACTGGCCATAGTGACTGCACTGAGCCGTCACGGCTCAGGACATCGAATGAGGAGTCGATCCGCGGGGACATCAAAGGAGACTTGCAAGTCGGTTGATGATGACTACGGATTCAATCATAACATCGGACTCGggcttctggaaggccaGACTGAGCATTTCCTAAGAGATCAAGTGATCTCGTGTATTGTTTTCTATGTTGTTGGATACTCCGGACGATTGAATTCAAAACACGGGGCGTACCATGGTTGCAAGAAGATCACTTGCTGACCTCGTGAGCTCAACTATGGAGCAAACCGTTCATGAGTCCCTTCGAATGAAGGAAAGGTCTTCATGACGGTTCCTTGTGCCTGCAAAGTACAAGAATACAATTGTGATGGTGCTTTCCGTCAATGGCCTCACAATGTCTAATGTCCTGGCATCTGATAAACTTGGACGAATGCCAACCCCCATCATGATTTCAAGACTCAGGAGTTGGAAACTGACTTCTCCCTTGGCAGGTTGGCACATCGAAAAATAGCACATACAGATTCTTTTTAATTTTCCATACACGGCATTGCCTGGACCTTGTGGTTATAGGATTACAACCTCAGAGCAGAATAGCTGCGAGCGTCAGATTGTCTACACTGTGGTTTCACATGGTATTTCTTACAAGAATGTTCATGGCTATGGATCCAACGATGTACTAGTCCCCTATTGTATTGATCGCATTACGGGATGTTCAGGCCGCATAAATAATTATGAGTTGAGGATGAGGCCATCGTGTTGGATGCAACCATGGAACGTCCAGCCGAGCTTCCCGCCTACTGCACACCGCAACATTCTAGGGGGCAACAAGTGCTCCATGAGCCCGTACCAGTCCACTGACATTCGTACACAAAGTCAACTGCCTGACAGGTATTTGTTGTCTGTAAGCCTTCAATCCACCCTTTGATCTGTCATTACTTTTAATCAGATTTCAAATGTCCAGTTGTTCAATTTGTGAGACGGCAAGTATGCCCCCAGAGACCAAGCCTAGGCACCTGGGGGCTGGCACTTAGGATCCATTCTCTCCGTAGCTCCGTACCGTCTCCATGCGTACTCTGTAGACCGCCAATTCCAAAGCGGAGCATCACTGCaacagtactccgtacggagtaaactGTTTCCGTCCTGGTTGATATCGACTCGGCCCACTCTGTTCGGAAGCGATGCAAGCGCAGACCACAGGTTGTCCTTGGCTCCTAAATTGGGTCCAATGCGTTGTCTCAGTTGCATTCTCAATCCAGGCACGTTCCATATGCTCAATTGCCTGTTTGACGGTTGTCATGATCGGCTGTCTGGACGGAGTAGTACTACGAAGTATGAAAAGATATGAAACACAACTTGAAGTTGTCATTTACCCAAACAGGTGAAGCACTAGGCGACAGCAAGGATTGAGGTTGACGGAATAATGGCGCCCGACCTGCATGCATTCTTGCAACCTTGGTGTAGCTATCTAGTGCTATCTAGCGAGCAAACAGCGTGGTGCTCAGCATGCAGGCTGCAGCATTCGGAGCTTCACCAACTGTCAATAGCAATCAATGTTCCGACGGAGATCTCGAAGATTCTACGAAGCAAAGTGTTGCTTCAATCCGTAGAAAGCCAATTGTAGGCCAATGGAAGGCCAATGGACTGCATTGAAGGAGGGGTACCCGGAGGGGCAGAAACGCTAGGAATTGTGCCTCTACTGATAGTCACACCACAACTGACAAGTCACTACTCCTGATTCCCTGTTTCCGCTATCTCTAACAAGGCACTATTGATATCTCGGGCCTAATTGGGGGTTAGGATAGAACCTTGGGGAATACTCATTGAGATGGAGAAAGTGGGCTGCGGAGCAATGCGGGAGACACGGTGACTAAGGAGTATCGTGGTCCGCTTTAAATATCCCACTGTTTTCCCTCATCCCCCCTTggtctttcctcttctctcagCACATCGTACATCAGCTTCTCATTTCCAGTCCAAGCATTTTCCTGATTCTAAGCTTTCTGATCACACTCTCCGAGGCGTGATCGCTTGTAAACCGTCAAAATTTTCGGCACACTTCTGAACTCGTAAGTACTGCGTCATGTCCGGAATCATTCCCCGTCTGCAGGCCAGGAAGCTCAATTGACTTTTACTTCCTTCCTCGACTTGCGGGATGAATAACATCACAATTGATCTGAGCTGACATACTGTGTTTGTAGGCGTCACCACCCGTTCAACGGCAGGCGCTCATCCTCTCGTGGTGGGGCACCGGATTTTTCACTCTACATCCAATAAGTCACTCGACCTTTCAGCAATTTCCGACGCAATGGCTCCCCATGCTACCTCGGATGCTGTTGCCAATGGCGCCGTGAACGGGTCGGCTCGTACCACCACCGCTCCTCTTTTCACCGTCAACTCGCCCAATGTTGAGTACACTGACAACGAGATTAAGAGTCGGTATGCTTACCATACCACTGACATTACTCGCACCGCTGAGGGTAAGATGGTTGCCACTCCCAAGGTGACCAACTACCAGTTCAAGGTCGACCGCAAGGTTGGCAAGGTTGGTATGATGCTGGTCGGCTGGGGTGGAAACAACGGGTCCACGGTGACTGCTGGTATCCTTGCTAATCGCCGGCGCCTCGTCTGGGAGACCCGCGAAGGCGAGCGCGCTGCCAACTACTATGGTTCCCTTGTCATGAGCTCGACCGTCAAGCTAGGTACTGATTCCAAGACCGGTGAGGAGATCAACATTCCGTTCCATGATATGCTCCCGATGATCCACCCTAATGATCTTGTCATTGGCGGTTGGGACATCAGCAGTATGAACCTTGCCGATGCCATGGATCGGGCGCAAGTTCTTGAGCCAAccctcaagcagctggttCGTAAGGAGATGGCCGAGATGAAGCCCTTGCCCAGTATCTACTACCCCGACTTCATTGCTGCCAATCAGGAAGACCGTGCAGACAATGTCATCGAGGGCAACAAGGCTTCCTGGGCTCACGTCGAGCGTATCCAGCAGGACATACGGTAAGTGCATCAAGTGCCTCCTGTCACCGAGATGCTAACATAGTCAATAGTGACTTCAAGGCTCAGAACGGCCTGGACAAGGTCATTGTCATGTGGACTGCCAACACCGAGCGCTACGCTGATATCATCCCCGGCGTCAATGACACTGCAGACAACCTGCTGAACGCTATCAAGGCCGGCCACCAGGAGGTTGCCCCCTCGACCGTTTTTGCGGTGGCCTGTATCTTGGAGAACGTTCCTTTCATCAACGGATCGCCCCAGAACACTTTCGTCCCCGGTGCCATCCAGCTTGCTGAGAAGCACGGAGCCTTCATTGGTGGTGACGACTTCAAGTCTGGTCAGACCAAGATGAAGTCTGCTCTGGTTGACTTTTTGATCAACGCGGGTATCAAGCTCACCTCGATCGCCAGCTACAACCACCTGGGTAACAATGACGGCAAGAACTTGAGCTCTCAGAAGCAGTTCCGTTCCAAGGAGATCTCCAAGTCCAATGTAGTTGATGACATGGTCGCTGCGAACCACCTCCTCTACAAGGAAGGCGAACACCCCGACCACACTGTTGTGATCAAGTACATGCCTGCTGTCGGTGACAACAAGCGTGCTCTGGATGAGTACTACGCCGAGATCTTCATGGGTGGCCACCAGACCATCAGCTTGTTCAATATCTGCGAGGACTCTCTGCTTGCTTCCCCTCTGATCATCGACCTGGTTGTTATCGCCGAGATGATGACTCGCATCACCTGGAAGTCAGCGGATGACGAGGAGTACAAGGGATTCCACAGTGTTCTCAGTGTCCTCAGCTACATGCTCAAGGTATTTAGCCTCCTATCCTTCCTCGGGCACATAGACTAATGGACTATAGGCTCCTCTGACTCCCCCCGGCACCCCTGTGGTCAATGCTCTCGCCAAGCAGCGCTCTGCTCTGACCAACATCTTCCGGGCCTGTGTTGGTCTCCAGCCTGACTCTGAGATGACTCTGGAGCACAAGCTCTTCTAGAGACACTGGCACGATCTTGCTATCGCTTCTGCGTATTAATACTTATCAATAGCCAACTATAGCCACTCATTGACATGAATGCAATCGTCGTACTTACTGTTTGGTCGTGGCCACTGTAGTTTCTCATTGCGTATCATATCATGTCTTAGACATCGAAGTCTTGCTCTCGCTTTGAACCAGATGTAATGGCAGTTATCCACAGCACATATGTCCCAGATCAATACACCTTGAAGTCCTTAAGATCAGTGCCGATGCTACTTCGCCCGACCAATCTCGCTATACGCATTCAAAGCCGGCTGACCCCCAAGATGGGCGTAAAGCACCGTCTTCCCCGCAAActcgcccttcttcgccaaatCGATCAACCCCGCGAAGCTCTTCCCTTCGTACACAGGGTCCGTAATGAACGC of Aspergillus fumigatus Af293 chromosome 2, whole genome shotgun sequence contains these proteins:
- a CDS encoding glycerophosphodiester phosphodiesterase, with translation MNPSKSKPQTIAHRGRIKHPTATNPRSCQYPENTLESFRAAAAAGCDAIETDLRVSRDGVIVLCHDRSLERVYGVKRLVDECTWAELQSLKTTQAPHVRMPRLVDFLAVLCEPGWEEMWAVLDIKLGNLPERIIPLLAEALESVPSATPWSKRLVLGCWSAAFFPLCESYLPGFETALIGFDLWYAARVLRGSPAAVNVNQKVLMGMGRGFLEEARAAGRRVFVWTVNEPSLMRWSIEQGVDGIITDDPGRCRSMVLDAVKGASPGTRHDERVTVSQRAQAWAVSLLVVMFGWLFRRKFLYPLEKRDKSE
- a CDS encoding LIM domain-containing protein gives rise to the protein MAGLMDGALLPTIKCSNCGMSVEISEMGDHVCKRVPASPSPPPPSPPPKPDSATASTHLRNPSGPRLGRPGPPPRIDPSLANRPYLHPNEDLSKSEKDSLTPSPLSVSTGQRTPHLQQGSRISPLLDEPDSPDVIKPVGDLPAFPLPRSMSKKRNASLSRLQLAQTAPPVPSPQFGHAMDGEAPLPPQSARMSGYERGHSPPPLTKQHDAAGAQTISHRHGDSIDSRSSYGTSAGSTRYGENSSKRSTAMSSRRPSFASIAQESHQFTEEASSGGAIHLEPLMEHPPSAEQSAGTESQKHGGKGGSFSGFDFGVATTEKPFPDPLRVSSHTNSDRLSSTRGSAELFFRSPSQSSFGLPADWLDPDETRSSSASSANVSYKAFRPLVSDIEPPSASQSEPKDVPRKGTDSSSESNTSVSKFARALGLDFPHHATENSTSSSSESSPSEARSGTSISSLPSEASLSRRKPSETSRLGVVKEQPANGNQQPVLPETEQTESPADLEPPRIPASFLSPDSPTDPAINKGSLSLVVDKATTTPPQPSEPSEPRVPLVRQESHDPQTEPPERPTITRSATEPPVRPPPRPKGRCRGCGEAILGKSVSSKDGRLTGRYHRECFVCCHCRSPFETADFYVLNDRPYCAQHYHELNGSLCSACNKGIEGQYLETNERSGPGPADHKKFHPDCLTCRTCGIPVKGEYYEWNGQVYCERDARRAAASMSPNRMRRPTLPSSPLAARPPNYPPMPPGYPRRPGPGPGPGGPGFGPGPGPGSRRPSGMLDIPRGPPPAGARRFPERRTTRLMMT
- a CDS encoding inositol-3-phosphate synthase INO1; translation: MAPHATSDAVANGAVNGSARTTTAPLFTVNSPNVEYTDNEIKSRYAYHTTDITRTAEGKMVATPKVTNYQFKVDRKVGKVGMMLVGWGGNNGSTVTAGILANRRRLVWETREGERAANYYGSLVMSSTVKLGTDSKTGEEINIPFHDMLPMIHPNDLVIGGWDISSMNLADAMDRAQVLEPTLKQLVRKEMAEMKPLPSIYYPDFIAANQEDRADNVIEGNKASWAHVERIQQDIRDFKAQNGLDKVIVMWTANTERYADIIPGVNDTADNLLNAIKAGHQEVAPSTVFAVACILENVPFINGSPQNTFVPGAIQLAEKHGAFIGGDDFKSGQTKMKSALVDFLINAGIKLTSIASYNHLGNNDGKNLSSQKQFRSKEISKSNVVDDMVAANHLLYKEGEHPDHTVVIKYMPAVGDNKRALDEYYAEIFMGGHQTISLFNICEDSLLASPLIIDLVVIAEMMTRITWKSADDEEYKGFHSVLSVLSYMLKAPLTPPGTPVVNALAKQRSALTNIFRACVGLQPDSEMTLEHKLF